Proteins encoded within one genomic window of Bacteroidota bacterium:
- a CDS encoding ABC transporter substrate-binding protein, translating to MNKVHIDQIGNKVAISSKLERIISTVPSQTELLCFLGMTDKIVGITDFCIHPKEKLEKKTKIGGTKNLDLQKIRELKPDLIISSKEENEKEQIDEISKEFPVWVSDVKSLEDAYKMIERLGAVCNRLDLAQNTSSSIHSGMDLLYSKTDIKIAYLIWENPFMVAAGGTYINDVIKKLGFVNVFSHKKRYPQITSKELKDCGADFILLSSEPYPFNSTHIEEFNKCCPGVKIILVNGQFFSWYGNRLLLALNYFKSIKTVITAIHSS from the coding sequence ATGAATAAAGTACATATAGATCAGATCGGTAATAAAGTAGCAATTTCAAGCAAACTGGAACGAATTATTTCAACTGTTCCAAGCCAAACTGAACTTTTGTGTTTTTTAGGGATGACTGATAAAATTGTTGGAATAACGGATTTTTGCATTCATCCAAAAGAGAAATTAGAGAAAAAAACAAAAATAGGGGGAACAAAAAACCTGGATCTTCAAAAAATCAGAGAATTGAAGCCTGATTTAATTATAAGCAGCAAAGAAGAAAACGAGAAAGAACAAATTGATGAAATTTCAAAAGAATTTCCTGTTTGGGTAAGTGATGTAAAATCATTGGAAGATGCTTATAAAATGATTGAACGCCTTGGTGCAGTTTGCAATAGATTAGATTTAGCTCAAAACACAAGTTCCAGTATTCATTCAGGTATGGATTTGTTGTATAGTAAAACCGACATTAAAATTGCCTACCTGATTTGGGAAAATCCGTTCATGGTGGCTGCTGGTGGAACCTATATCAACGATGTGATCAAAAAATTGGGTTTTGTTAATGTTTTTAGCCATAAAAAACGATATCCGCAAATTACTTCAAAAGAGCTGAAAGATTGCGGTGCAGATTTCATTCTGCTTTCATCAGAGCCTTATCCATTCAACTCAACACATATAGAAGAGTTTAATAAATGCTGCCCCGGAGTAAAAATAATATTGGTGAATGGACAGTTTTTTAGCTGGTATGGAAATCGTTTATTGCTGGCATTAAATTACTTTAAGTCTATAAAAACTGTAATTACTGCTATTCATTCCAGCTAG